The following is a genomic window from Spirosoma foliorum.
AGATAATACTACTCAACTTTATGTAAAATGGGAAATCATGGCCCGATTATTATTATCGACGAAGATGAAGACGACAGAGAACTAGTTTCCACAATTTTAAATCAGATTGCTCCTGACACTCAAATTATTTTCCTTGAAAATGGTCAGCAGTTATTGGACTATTTAGAAAAAACGGATCAGTTACCTTTTCTAATTATTTCTGAAATCTTCACCCCCATACTTAATGGACTGGAGGTAATGGAGCGCTTAAACCAACTCTCAGCTTTAAAGTCAAAAGCAATTCCATTTATTCTCTTGACCTCTCCAGTTGATAAACATTTGGTTGAAGAAGCGTATAAAGTTCA
Proteins encoded in this region:
- a CDS encoding response regulator yields the protein MGNHGPIIIIDEDEDDRELVSTILNQIAPDTQIIFLENGQQLLDYLEKTDQLPFLIISEIFTPILNGLEVMERLNQLSALKSKAIPFILLTSPVDKHLVEEAYKVHVQGIFEKKPSLEEMKVQLQAILDYWTLSLEPNQFEGKK